Part of the Flavobacterium alkalisoli genome is shown below.
TGCCGAGAAGCTGATACGACACAGCAAGGCGCTCGGGGGCGTGGACCGGTTTACCTTTCAGATGGATAATGCCGGCTTATCGCACGGACAGTTGCTGGAATCCATCGGATTGATAGGTTCAGAGGTTATACCACTGATAAAAGGGCAGCTGTAAAAGATCTGAAATGCAAAACTAAAACAACCTCCTAAATCTTATCGGTTCAGTAATGTAGGGGTAAGGCCTTACTGTACTGAACCTTATAAACAAAAGTATGTAATGACCCGCCTTTTCTTTTTATTTTTCCTGTGTATCTGCTGTTGTGCTGCGGCACAGCAGTCCATGACGCTTGGGCGGCAACAGAAGGATACCCTCACGCTGGGGGATTCAGCACCAGATGGGTACAAAAGCCTGAAACGGATTCAGATAGGTAAAGATGGGCATGCCGGTTTTGGTGGCAGCTGTAGGTTTCAGTACCTTCTCCTGGATAATGAGAACTGGAACCCTGCCTCGAGGGACCCTGACGGCTATCTGCTCAGCAGATGGCTTTTTCACACTGAACTGCAATTCGGTAATCGGTTTCGCTTGTTTGCGGAACTGCAGAGTGCCCTGGCAGGTAGCAGGATAGCTCCGGTGCCTGTGGAGGAAAACGCCCTGGAAGCCCACCAGCTTTTTATGGAATTTCAACCCCTTGAGAGTATACCTCTTACTATCCGCCTTGGAAGGCAGGAGGTGAGTTTCGGGTCACAACGCCTGATTTCTCTCAGGGATGCCCCCAACAGCCGCAGATCTTTTGATGGTGTGGAGGGGATTTATGCCAGGGAGAAGTTTCGGGCCAGTATGTTTTACCTGCATGCGGTCCTGGATAAGCTTGGTATTTTTGACGACCGGTCTTCCCCAGAGCTAAAAGTGTGGGGATTATTTTTGGACCGTACCACTTTTGGATCACTTCCTAACCTGAATTTCTATTATTTGGGATTTTACAACCGCCATGCACTTTTTTATGACGGGCCGGGTATGGAAAAAAGACATACCCTTGCTGCGCGTGTCTTCAGTAAGGACAGCAGATGGAACTATGACCTGGAAGGGGGGTATCAGTTCGGATCGATTGGCCGTCGCGGCATATCAGCCTGGAGTATCGCCTTTTCGACAACCTATAGTTTTTCTGATATGAAATACGCTCCCGAGCTGGGATGCAAAGCCGATATTATCAGTGGTGACGGCAATCCGTATGATCGCAATCAGCAGACACTCAACACTATGTTCGGTCCCGGAGCCTACTTTGGCATGGCAGCTCCAATCGCGCCAAGCAACCTTATGGATGTTCATCCCGGTGTAAAACTCCACCTTACCGGGAAGATAACTTTTTCCTTTGACTATGCGTTTTTATGGCGTTATAGCAAAAAAGACGGTTTATACAGGCCCAATATGGTTCCTTTTTTTGAATCGAATAATGCGACTTCCAGTTACATAGGGAGTCAGATCTCCGGAGCCATCACCTATCAGGCTACCCCGGATGTCCTGCTTCTTCTGGGAGGCAGTTGGTTCAATTCAGGGGATTATCTCAGCGATATGGGCATGGGTAAGGACATACTGCTTGGGTTTGCTGGTGCTCAGGTAAGGCTTTAGGATACGGAACCCGTAATGCAGGGATAGAGTCAAGCCCCAACAAATAGTGGGCACCGGTACTGCGGACTGTTGGGTGTAAATTTCTCATATTTTAGAAATTTACGATAATTCAGAAATTATTTTTGGCTTATTTTTTTCTAAAATGATGATTTTCAGTTATTTAATTCTATGGCATGCGATTCGCTTTATATCAGGGAACGTCGGAGTAGCGGGGAGGTACAAAAGGCAGATGGTTAAATTATCGGTTAACCGGTTAGTACTGTCGGAAAGGGCAAATACCAAGTACACATAAAAGAGGAGGTCGCCGTGAATTGCCATGGCGGCTTTCAGAAGGAATAGCTTAATTCTAAACTAAATTCAATT
Proteins encoded:
- a CDS encoding alginate export family protein; translation: MTRLFFLFFLCICCCAAAQQSMTLGRQQKDTLTLGDSAPDGYKSLKRIQIGKDGHAGFGGSCRFQYLLLDNENWNPASRDPDGYLLSRWLFHTELQFGNRFRLFAELQSALAGSRIAPVPVEENALEAHQLFMEFQPLESIPLTIRLGRQEVSFGSQRLISLRDAPNSRRSFDGVEGIYAREKFRASMFYLHAVLDKLGIFDDRSSPELKVWGLFLDRTTFGSLPNLNFYYLGFYNRHALFYDGPGMEKRHTLAARVFSKDSRWNYDLEGGYQFGSIGRRGISAWSIAFSTTYSFSDMKYAPELGCKADIISGDGNPYDRNQQTLNTMFGPGAYFGMAAPIAPSNLMDVHPGVKLHLTGKITFSFDYAFLWRYSKKDGLYRPNMVPFFESNNATSSYIGSQISGAITYQATPDVLLLLGGSWFNSGDYLSDMGMGKDILLGFAGAQVRL